The region GATAAAGTTGAAGATGAAGTCGCAGAAAAATTGGCACACGATATATCTGTTCAAATAGAGGAAAAGGTTCAATATCCTGGAGTAATCAAAGTAACCGTAATTAGAGAAAAAAGAAGTATATCTTATGCAAGTTAAAAATCTTAGACGCCCTTTAAAGGGCGTCTTTTTTAAAATCTTATATAGCTGCCATTTTTTCCAGGTATTACCTCGATTTTTGAATTAATCCTTTCTTTTAATTCATTTACATGAGATATTATGCCCACCATTCTTCCAGAGCTGTTTAACTCTGTTAATACTTCAATCGCACTATCAAGAGAGTTTGTATCTAGGCTGCCAAATCCTTCGTCAATGAAAATCGTATCTAAAGATATTCCACCAGCTTCGCTTTGCACTACACTGGCCAATCCTAAAGCAAGAGCTAGTGCTGCTTTAAAACTTTCCCCTCCTGAAAGTGTCTTTATTTCTCTTTCTTTTCCAGTGTATATATCGAAAACCATAATTTCTAAACCTTCACTTTTTCTTGCATCAAGTACCTTAGAAGATCTATGCAACTGATATCTTCCATCTGTTAATTTGCTTAATCTTAGATTCGCTTGAGCTAATATTTCTTCGAAATAATATGCTAGTACATATTTACTAAGGCTGATTCTTGAGTTGTTATCTCCTTTACTGACATCTCTTAAGTTCTTTATAATTGAATATTCTTTTTCTTGCCTTTCTATTTCTTTTATTACTGTCTCTAAATTAGCTTTTGTGCTTTTCAGATATTTCATTTCATATTCTAAATTTGTTTCCTTTTTAATTAACTCTTCAATTTCCTTTTGTAATTGATCTATTTCATTTACTATAGGTGTTTCATCAGTTTTTTTTAGGTTTTTAGTGGATTCTTCTAAATCAATAAGAAGAGTCTGCTTATCCTTTAATTCTTCTTTATATTTTTGAACTTCCTCTTCCAAACTTTCCATTAAGTTAATTTGTTCTTTTAATCTTTGATATTCTTGTTGGTTCGCTAGTCCCATTTTTCCTAGCATTTGATCAAACTTTTGTTCAGCATTTTTTACTTGGTCGTCTAATTTAGTTATATCTTCGGTTAAAGTTTTTATTGTTCCTTTTGAAGAGTTTATTATTTCTGAGATTCTGTTAGATTCTTCTCTTTTTTGTTCGTACGTGGTTTTGACACCTTGGATAAATTTTCTCTTTTCTTGTATTTCGCTTATTATTCCATTTTCTGTTTTGTTCTCTAATTGTTCTTTGAAATTTGTAATTTTAGTCGTTAGTTCTATAATTTCTGATTTCGATTCATCTATAATTTTTCTCAACTTTTCCCTTTGCTCTTCTAACTCTTTAATTTCTTCTTTTATTTTTTTATTAATATTTTTCAGTGATTTGACTTTATTGTATATTTTTATTTTTTCTTCGTATTCTTGCTTTTGTTTGTTTAATTTATCTTCGAGCATTTTTATTAAATTTTGTATATGAGTGTATATATGCTCACTTTCTTGGGGAATTTGTAATTCTTCACAGATTCTTTTATATTCCGATTTAAATAAAGATACCTCTTGTGAATATTTGTTTGATACGTCTTCGTAATTTTTAAGTATCTTTATTTTTTCTTTCTCTTTTTTATCCATATTTTGGTTGATTTTCTCTAGTTCTTTTTCTGTTATTAATTTTCCGGTACTTTTGGCAGGAGAAGGGTGAACAGTAGATCCACAAACGGGACATGGTTCTCCTTCTTTTAGATTGGATGCGAGATGGTATGCCTGTGATTTTATAAAATCAGTAGTCTTTTTGTTTTGTTCTTCTCTTAAGTTTTGGATTTCAATCTCTATTTTTTCTTTTTCCTCTTTTATTTCTTGATATTTTCTGTATAAGGAAGCCAATTCTGTGTATTTTTTCAATAATTCGCCGGCTGCAGATAATAATTTTTCATTTGTACTAATTTCGTTTTTAAGTATTTCAACGTTTATATCTTCGTTTTCTGATATATATTTTTCGTTTTGTTCCAATTTTTCTTGAGCTTTTGAAAGATCCTCATCCTTTTCATGACTTTCATTAACCTTTGTATCCAAAAGTTTCTTTTTTGTGTTATATTCTTTAATTAAGTTTTTGTACTTAACGTATTTATCTAATTTTTGGTTGAGATCTTCAATTTCTTTTTCAACAGCGGATATATTTTGGTATTGCTTTTCAATTTCTGGTAATTTATCGTCGATTCGTTGCTTTTTTTCCATACTTTTATCTAATATACTTTGTTGATTTTTGAGTTGGTTCTTTTTATCGTTTAATTCTTGCTGGTATTCTAAGTATCTTTCTTCGTATGGAAGTGTCTCTTTTGCTTTCTTTAATCTATTAAGGAGATCTTCTTTTCCTTGAATATACTTGGAATTTTGTTGAAGTTCCTCGATCTCTTTTTTTATGGTTTCTTTCTTTTCGATTAGTTCGTTAGCTTTTTTTATCTTTTCAAGATCTGTGTTTAGTTTTTGTAGTTCAACTTGTTTTTGAAATTTTTGTTTTTCAGTTTCTTCTTTTGAAGTCTCTCTCCTCTTAATTTCCTTTGTTAATTGATCGATTAGATTTTCAGGGTCGATGCTTTCTAACTGCAATAATTGTTTGTATCCTTCTGATTCAAGGTTTACTGATCCTAGTATGTTTATGATTTTTTGATGTTGGTCTTTTAATCCTTTTTCTATATTCTTAAAAATCTCGTCTATTTTTTGTTCAAAACTTTCATATATACTTATGTCAAATATCTTCCTAAAAATCTCTGCTCTTTCATTTGAATTTGCTGTTATAAACTTTCTGAATTCCCCTTGCGGAATCATTATTATCTGTTTGAATTGTTCATAGTTAAGGGCTAAATATTCTTCTACCTTACTATTTACTTTTTTCACCCCTGATTCATGTAATATCAATTCACCATTTTGATATATTTTTATACTAGCTTGACTATTTTGTTTTGTGGTCCCTTCACCGTCTTTTTTGGTTCTTTCGTAAGAAGGCGTTCTTGAGATTTCTATCCTTTTATCTTTGAATTGAAACTCAAATTCTACGTATGTGTCGGTGTTTTCATCTGCAAAATGAGACCTTGCTATCGCATCTCCTCTTTCCCACATCGACCCATTTCCGTATAATGCATAACAGATAGCATCGAAAATAGTTGTTTTACCCGCACCTGTTGGGCCTGTAATTAAGAATAAAGTATCGTTTCTTAATTTGTTAAAGTCGATTTCCTGCTCTTCTAAAAAAGGACCAAACGCTTGGAATTTTAATTTTATGGGTCTCATCTTTCTTCACCACTTGTTTTTAGGAGTTCGTTGAAAATACTTGTTACTATCTGTTTTTCCTCAAAAGAGAGTTTTTGATTTTTGACCTCTTGGTAAAACAATTCGAAAAGATCAACTGGTGATATTTTCTTTATGTTATAATCTTTGGTCTTTATTTCATCATTTGTTTTTAAATTAGGAAAATCAAGGGATAGAACATTTGGGAATTTAGCTCTCAATTTGTTTATAGCATCATAAACAGGCTTAGAATTTTCTAATATTATTTGAAGATAATCATCTGAACTCTCCGTTTTCATTATGTCATCAAAATATCCTCTTATCACCTTCATATCTTTGGCAGTATTAAAGCTCAATTTTTCAACTTTTATACTTCCCTTTTCTTTCATTTCTACTAGATTCATCCCTTTTTCATGGTCTACTTCACTGAATGAGTACTTTAAAAGAGAACCTGAATAATATATATTTTTGATCTTTTGAGGTCTATGAAGATGTCCAAGGGCAACGTAATCAAATTTATCAAAAATCGAAGGATCAATATATTCGCTTCCTCCAATTGATAAAGGCCTTTCGGATTCGCTATTCAATCCACCCATTATGTATTCATGAGCTATCAATACGTTTCTTTCATCTTCATTCACATTAATACTATCTATGTAATGCTTCAAAAGCTGGGTTTTATTTTCAAAATTTATCTTAAATATATCACTGGCTTTTTGGGGATCAACATATGGAAGCATAAAAAAATTAACGAGACCAAACTCGTCTTTAAAGGTGACCTTTTTAACTTCTTTTTTTAAAGTACCTTCGATATAAAGGTTCATATTAGAGAGTATGCCGTTTAAGAACTCAAGCCTTTCATCGCTATCGTGATTTCCCGAGATTATAAATGTGGGAATTTTTAATTCGAGAACAATTTTAGAGAGTACTTCGTTCAATAGATTAATTGCTTCTGAAGGGGGGATACCTCTATCGTATAAATCTCCTGATATCAATAGTCCATCTGGTGGAGTCTCTGATAAATATGCCAAAAAATTATCTAATACATATTTTTGATCCTGAGTCATATAATTGGAATATATTATCTTTCCAAGATGCCAATCTGCAGTATGAATAAATTTCATGGTGACCTCCGAATACCTAAATAATTAGATCTTCTACCATTAGATCTAAAAAAGGGATGCAAGTTGCATCCCTCCTGTTTAAATCTTTCAATACAATGGTTCAACATCCATGTGTTCCCAATAATCTTTGGATATTTTTTGATAGAGTGTATAAATCCTATCTCTATGGTCTTTTTCCCATTCGGCTAGATGATTCAGAATCTTTTTTAACTCATCGTCTTCAACACTTTCAGCAGCCTTGTTATAGAAATTCATAAAATCTTCTTCGATAAGATAAGCCATTCTTAATACCGGTATATCGGATTTTACGGCAGTAAAATCGCCCCCGTAAACAATTTCTTGGACAGCTCTTTTGGAAAAAGATTGCCCCACGTCAGTGGGTTGTGAGAAATGTACATAATCGTGACTTTTTACATCTTTTATAAGATTACTTATATAATCTACGTGACCTTTCTCCATCTTACTTAAATCTTCAAAGGTTTCCTTAACCTGTTGAATCTTCACAGTTTTTGCTTTTGATTCGTAAAATTGCATTCCTTCTGTTTCTTTTGACAAAGCATATTCTAATATACCAAGAGCCTTTTTTTGATTCAAAGAAAACACCTCCAACTGTTATTTTGAATAATATCTTTAGAAACTCTAAAACTTGTTTTAGCACCCCTTCGCCCCGCAATTCGTTCGCCCATCATTTTGAATACTCTACATAAATGTAAGGTATAAGGATAAATTCTAAAATAACTGATAAATAAAGTCCAACAACAGGGATTATTCCCAAAAGAAAAATAACCAGTAAAACTAGAAATATTTGTAAAAAGTTTTCTCCTTTAAAAACGAAAGAAAAACTCCTTTTCATAGAATCAGTTACTGAAAGGTTGTCAACGACCAAAGCACACGGTGAAAAAATTAGGAAAAGAGCTAATATTAATCCTGGAATAACAAAAGCTAAGGTTCCGAGAGATATCAGAAAACCAACTACAATAGAGAGCACGATTATCTCTAAGAGAAGTTGACTAATTTGTGAATAGCTTTTTTTAAGATCTATTTCTTCACCTTTTTTATATTGGTCAAAAAAGATGGTTGTCCAAGCGAAGAAAAAAACTGTAATGATACCAATAATAATAGAAGATACGAAATTAGCTATGGGACCTATAAATCCCACTAAATCGAAAAGCAAAGATAAAATAATTCCGATAAAGACAGGTATAAGTATGATAGGATTTTTACCAACTATTTTAAATGGTTCTGTAAAAACTTTACCTAGATTTATTCTCACTTGTATTCCCCCCTCCAATTTTGAAGACACTTATTTAATTTTTTCTTCTTCTAAACATCTATTTTTTTCAAATTGCAAAGTCGTATGATTGATTTCAAATTCTTCTTTTAAAACTTTGTTTAATTCATCTATACAATCATCCAACTCATAATTATCTTGGTTAAACTTTTCTCGGAGCCTTATATGGGCTTCCATATATTTGTCTTTTCCATCGGTTGTCCAAATGTGGATATGGTGAACATCTTTTACGAAATCGAATTGTTCCAACTTTGTTTTCAGCTTATCAATTTCAATATCAGTTGGAGTTCCTTGTAGTAATATATTTATAGTATTCTTAAGTAGTGGTATACTTTCTATAAATATATACCCGCTTATCATAAGAGTGAATATAGCATCAATAATGTAAAGTTTTTGATAAATGATCAAAAATGCCCCAATGATTACAAATATAGACGAAATAGTATCGCTCAGGACATGGATAAAAGTGGCTTTGATATTTAGATTCGTTTTTGAACCAGAATGTAATAAA is a window of Petrotoga olearia DSM 13574 DNA encoding:
- a CDS encoding ferritin-like domain-containing protein yields the protein MNQKKALGILEYALSKETEGMQFYESKAKTVKIQQVKETFEDLSKMEKGHVDYISNLIKDVKSHDYVHFSQPTDVGQSFSKRAVQEIVYGGDFTAVKSDIPVLRMAYLIEEDFMNFYNKAAESVEDDELKKILNHLAEWEKDHRDRIYTLYQKISKDYWEHMDVEPLY
- a CDS encoding cation diffusion facilitator family transporter, whose translation is MDLNHEEEKALDFKLLLSVILNFGITIAEILGGIFSNSLALLSDAIHNLNDTSAIFISYIARVLSKKERDPKRTYGYKRVETLAAFVNTEILMVIAVYLLIEGINKLSNPSIIQGNIMLTVAFIGLTGNLTTAYLLHSGSKTNLNIKATFIHVLSDTISSIFVIIGAFLIIYQKLYIIDAIFTLMISGYIFIESIPLLKNTINILLQGTPTDIEIDKLKTKLEQFDFVKDVHHIHIWTTDGKDKYMEAHIRLREKFNQDNYELDDCIDELNKVLKEEFEINHTTLQFEKNRCLEEEKIK
- a CDS encoding exonuclease SbcCD subunit D — its product is MKFIHTADWHLGKIIYSNYMTQDQKYVLDNFLAYLSETPPDGLLISGDLYDRGIPPSEAINLLNEVLSKIVLELKIPTFIISGNHDSDERLEFLNGILSNMNLYIEGTLKKEVKKVTFKDEFGLVNFFMLPYVDPQKASDIFKINFENKTQLLKHYIDSINVNEDERNVLIAHEYIMGGLNSESERPLSIGGSEYIDPSIFDKFDYVALGHLHRPQKIKNIYYSGSLLKYSFSEVDHEKGMNLVEMKEKGSIKVEKLSFNTAKDMKVIRGYFDDIMKTESSDDYLQIILENSKPVYDAINKLRAKFPNVLSLDFPNLKTNDEIKTKDYNIKKISPVDLFELFYQEVKNQKLSFEEKQIVTSIFNELLKTSGEER
- a CDS encoding AAA family ATPase gives rise to the protein MRPIKLKFQAFGPFLEEQEIDFNKLRNDTLFLITGPTGAGKTTIFDAICYALYGNGSMWERGDAIARSHFADENTDTYVEFEFQFKDKRIEISRTPSYERTKKDGEGTTKQNSQASIKIYQNGELILHESGVKKVNSKVEEYLALNYEQFKQIIMIPQGEFRKFITANSNERAEIFRKIFDISIYESFEQKIDEIFKNIEKGLKDQHQKIINILGSVNLESEGYKQLLQLESIDPENLIDQLTKEIKRRETSKEETEKQKFQKQVELQKLNTDLEKIKKANELIEKKETIKKEIEELQQNSKYIQGKEDLLNRLKKAKETLPYEERYLEYQQELNDKKNQLKNQQSILDKSMEKKQRIDDKLPEIEKQYQNISAVEKEIEDLNQKLDKYVKYKNLIKEYNTKKKLLDTKVNESHEKDEDLSKAQEKLEQNEKYISENEDINVEILKNEISTNEKLLSAAGELLKKYTELASLYRKYQEIKEEKEKIEIEIQNLREEQNKKTTDFIKSQAYHLASNLKEGEPCPVCGSTVHPSPAKSTGKLITEKELEKINQNMDKKEKEKIKILKNYEDVSNKYSQEVSLFKSEYKRICEELQIPQESEHIYTHIQNLIKMLEDKLNKQKQEYEEKIKIYNKVKSLKNINKKIKEEIKELEEQREKLRKIIDESKSEIIELTTKITNFKEQLENKTENGIISEIQEKRKFIQGVKTTYEQKREESNRISEIINSSKGTIKTLTEDITKLDDQVKNAEQKFDQMLGKMGLANQQEYQRLKEQINLMESLEEEVQKYKEELKDKQTLLIDLEESTKNLKKTDETPIVNEIDQLQKEIEELIKKETNLEYEMKYLKSTKANLETVIKEIERQEKEYSIIKNLRDVSKGDNNSRISLSKYVLAYYFEEILAQANLRLSKLTDGRYQLHRSSKVLDARKSEGLEIMVFDIYTGKEREIKTLSGGESFKAALALALGLASVVQSEAGGISLDTIFIDEGFGSLDTNSLDSAIEVLTELNSSGRMVGIISHVNELKERINSKIEVIPGKNGSYIRF